In Zingiber officinale cultivar Zhangliang chromosome 6A, Zo_v1.1, whole genome shotgun sequence, a single genomic region encodes these proteins:
- the LOC121998450 gene encoding uncharacterized protein LOC121998450 isoform X2, protein MKKNSTASSSVRSGTFPSPGTPTYRDGAGAAGYRKGWSSERVPLPGSGNRRYAGSGVLLPFANGRTLPSKWEDAERWILSPVSGDPYGSSLMPPLHHRRPKSKSGPLVAHAGKSGAYSSTSPLVPCFDSGRVGNFTAASPFMAGVLMPEHSFLGNDGSARGGASSNMGGIGRADGSVSGGSSVGGKARSADGEPYTVRSASTRRCSDSVMESSSSLPRSHDEQFEGTKEVASTASISVFRKDVATQMSPERSPPYSPKEIQFSPSASTPALEELENHFSKFEVRDVQVDDRVTVTRWSKKQISRGSDRRSSSFIEWKKKTVEANTSAWGIAETAKSMSKCKREEAKITAWENLQNAKAETEIRKLEMKLEKKRSSSMEKILNKLRSAQKKAEEMRNAVADRRTNQVAATAKKTKFFCKTGRLSSLTGCFACHTSPL, encoded by the exons ATGAAGAAGAATTCCACTGCCTCCTCTTCCGTCAGATCCGGCACCTTTCCTAGCCCCGGAACGCCCACCTACCGAGACGGCGCTGGCGCTGCTGGATACCGGAAAGGGTGGAGCTCGGAGAGGGTGCCGTTGCCGGGGAGCGGCAACCGGAGGTACGCGGGGAGCGGCGTTCTGTTGCCGTTCGCCAATGGGAGGACTTTGCCCTCCAAATGGGAGGACGCCGAGAGGTGGATCCTCAGCCCCGTCTCCGGCGACCCGTACGGGAGTTCGCTCATGCCGCCGTTGCATCACCGGCGACCCAAGTCGAAGAGTGGCCCTCTCGTAGCACACGCTGGGAAATCCGGCGCCTATTCGTCGACTTCCCCGCTGGTTCCTTGCTTCGACAGTGGCAGAGTTGGAAATTTCACAGCGGCCTCGCCGTTCATGGCAGGAGTTTTGATGCCGGAACACAGCTTTTTGGGCAATGACGGCAGCGCGAGAGGAGGAGCGAGTTCGAACATGGGAGGAATAGGAAGAGCCGATGGCAGCGTCAGCGGCGGCAGCAGTGTGGGTGGCAAAGCTCGCTCTGCCGATGGAGAACCATACACGGTCAGATCTGCTAGCACTCGCAGGTGTTCTGATTCAGTGATGGAGTCTTCTTCCTCCCTTCCCCGCTCTCATG ATGAGCAATTTGAAGGTACAAAAGAAGTAGCCTCCACAGCATCAATCTCAGTTTTTAGGAAGGATGTAGCAACACAGATGAGTCCAGAGAGAAGCCCCCCATACTCGCCCAAAGAGATTCAATTTTCCCCTTCTGCCTCAACTCCTGCCCTTGAAGAATTAGAGAACCATTTCTCAAAATTTGAGGTTCGGGATGTGCAAGTCGATGATCGGGTCACTGTAACTAGATGGTCCAAGAAACAAATATCTCGGGGATCTGACAGGCGTTCGTCGAGCTTTATAGAATGGAAGAAAAAGACTGTGGAGGCAAATACTTCGGCTTGGGGAATTGCTGAGACAGCAAAGTCCATGTCAAA GTGTAAAAGAGAAGAAGCCAAGATCACAGCATGGGAGAACTTACAGAACGCAAAGGCCGAGACAGAGATTAGGAAATTAGAG ATGAAACTGGAAAAGAAAAGATCTTCCTCTATGGAGAAAATTCTGAACAAACTTAGATCAGCTCAGAAGAAAGCTGAGGAAATGCGAAATGCAGTGGCTGATAGACGAACCAACCAGGTAGCAGCGACTGCCAAAAAGACTAAGTTCTTCTGCAAGACTGGTCGTTTAAGCTCCCTGACTGGCTGCTTTGCTTGCCACACTAGCCCTCTGTAA
- the LOC121998450 gene encoding uncharacterized protein LOC121998450 isoform X1 codes for MKKNSTASSSVRSGTFPSPGTPTYRDGAGAAGYRKGWSSERVPLPGSGNRRYAGSGVLLPFANGRTLPSKWEDAERWILSPVSGDPYGSSLMPPLHHRRPKSKSGPLVAHAGKSGAYSSTSPLVPCFDSGRVGNFTAASPFMAGVLMPEHSFLGNDGSARGGASSNMGGIGRADGSVSGGSSVGGKARSADGEPYTVRSASTRRCSDSVMESSSSLPRSHDSNTDEQFEGTKEVASTASISVFRKDVATQMSPERSPPYSPKEIQFSPSASTPALEELENHFSKFEVRDVQVDDRVTVTRWSKKQISRGSDRRSSSFIEWKKKTVEANTSAWGIAETAKSMSKCKREEAKITAWENLQNAKAETEIRKLEMKLEKKRSSSMEKILNKLRSAQKKAEEMRNAVADRRTNQVAATAKKTKFFCKTGRLSSLTGCFACHTSPL; via the exons ATGAAGAAGAATTCCACTGCCTCCTCTTCCGTCAGATCCGGCACCTTTCCTAGCCCCGGAACGCCCACCTACCGAGACGGCGCTGGCGCTGCTGGATACCGGAAAGGGTGGAGCTCGGAGAGGGTGCCGTTGCCGGGGAGCGGCAACCGGAGGTACGCGGGGAGCGGCGTTCTGTTGCCGTTCGCCAATGGGAGGACTTTGCCCTCCAAATGGGAGGACGCCGAGAGGTGGATCCTCAGCCCCGTCTCCGGCGACCCGTACGGGAGTTCGCTCATGCCGCCGTTGCATCACCGGCGACCCAAGTCGAAGAGTGGCCCTCTCGTAGCACACGCTGGGAAATCCGGCGCCTATTCGTCGACTTCCCCGCTGGTTCCTTGCTTCGACAGTGGCAGAGTTGGAAATTTCACAGCGGCCTCGCCGTTCATGGCAGGAGTTTTGATGCCGGAACACAGCTTTTTGGGCAATGACGGCAGCGCGAGAGGAGGAGCGAGTTCGAACATGGGAGGAATAGGAAGAGCCGATGGCAGCGTCAGCGGCGGCAGCAGTGTGGGTGGCAAAGCTCGCTCTGCCGATGGAGAACCATACACGGTCAGATCTGCTAGCACTCGCAGGTGTTCTGATTCAGTGATGGAGTCTTCTTCCTCCCTTCCCCGCTCTCATG ATTCAAATACAGATGAGCAATTTGAAGGTACAAAAGAAGTAGCCTCCACAGCATCAATCTCAGTTTTTAGGAAGGATGTAGCAACACAGATGAGTCCAGAGAGAAGCCCCCCATACTCGCCCAAAGAGATTCAATTTTCCCCTTCTGCCTCAACTCCTGCCCTTGAAGAATTAGAGAACCATTTCTCAAAATTTGAGGTTCGGGATGTGCAAGTCGATGATCGGGTCACTGTAACTAGATGGTCCAAGAAACAAATATCTCGGGGATCTGACAGGCGTTCGTCGAGCTTTATAGAATGGAAGAAAAAGACTGTGGAGGCAAATACTTCGGCTTGGGGAATTGCTGAGACAGCAAAGTCCATGTCAAA GTGTAAAAGAGAAGAAGCCAAGATCACAGCATGGGAGAACTTACAGAACGCAAAGGCCGAGACAGAGATTAGGAAATTAGAG ATGAAACTGGAAAAGAAAAGATCTTCCTCTATGGAGAAAATTCTGAACAAACTTAGATCAGCTCAGAAGAAAGCTGAGGAAATGCGAAATGCAGTGGCTGATAGACGAACCAACCAGGTAGCAGCGACTGCCAAAAAGACTAAGTTCTTCTGCAAGACTGGTCGTTTAAGCTCCCTGACTGGCTGCTTTGCTTGCCACACTAGCCCTCTGTAA